A single region of the Cyanobacteria bacterium FACHB-DQ100 genome encodes:
- the pdxH gene encoding pyridoxamine 5'-phosphate oxidase, giving the protein MATSSIADLRKDYTRETLNETDVDSNPFEQFRRWFDQAVKAELPEPNAMTVATASQDGMPDARIVLLKAVDDRGFTFFTNYNSTKGKELETNPQAALVFLWTELERQVRIVGAVEKVSPEESDGYFSSRPHNSRLGAWASEQSEVIPNREVLEQKLAALKLEYENQEVPRPPHWGGFRVIPREIEFWQGRSSRLHDRLRYQLHDGQWVIDRLSP; this is encoded by the coding sequence ATGGCTACTTCCTCGATCGCAGACCTCAGAAAAGACTACACCAGAGAAACGCTCAACGAAACAGATGTTGATTCAAATCCTTTCGAGCAGTTTCGCCGCTGGTTTGATCAAGCGGTGAAGGCAGAACTACCCGAACCCAACGCGATGACCGTAGCGACCGCATCGCAAGACGGCATGCCCGATGCCCGAATTGTCTTGCTTAAAGCGGTGGACGATCGGGGCTTTACCTTTTTCACGAACTACAACAGCACCAAGGGCAAAGAGCTAGAAACCAATCCTCAAGCCGCACTGGTGTTTCTGTGGACAGAGTTAGAGCGCCAAGTGCGAATTGTGGGCGCGGTCGAGAAGGTTTCACCAGAAGAATCGGATGGATATTTTTCTAGTCGTCCACACAATAGCCGCTTGGGAGCTTGGGCATCCGAGCAAAGCGAGGTGATTCCGAACCGTGAGGTGTTAGAGCAAAAGTTAGCGGCATTGAAGCTTGAATACGAGAATCAAGAAGTGCCGCGCCCGCCGCACTGGGGAGGATTTCGAGTGATTCCGCGTGAAATTGAGTTTTGGCAAGGTCGATCGAGTCGCTTGCACGATCGATTACGCTATCAGCTTCATGATGGGCAATGGGTCATCGATCGTCTGTCCCCCTAA
- a CDS encoding ATP-binding cassette domain-containing protein, with product MAEPLIELREVSKTFGENKVLDRVNLTIYPGEALAVIGPSGTGKSTVLRIIAGLLAPDQGEIHVGGKRRKGLIEDAPDPLLISMVFQQAALFDSLTVEENVGFLLYQHSRLSRRQIRQLVEERLEMVGLSGIGQRYPAELSGGMRKRVSFARAIMVNPENPEDTPAVLLYDEPTAGLDPIASTVIEDLVRVLQDPQRGCQSYVMVTHQESTIRRTADRVLFLHQGQVQWEGKVHELDTTDEPLIRQFLSGSVDGPIQVLR from the coding sequence ATGGCTGAGCCGTTAATTGAACTTAGAGAAGTCAGCAAAACGTTTGGGGAAAACAAAGTCCTCGATCGAGTGAATCTGACGATCTATCCAGGAGAAGCACTGGCGGTGATCGGCCCATCGGGGACGGGGAAATCAACAGTGTTGCGAATTATTGCAGGACTGCTGGCTCCCGATCAGGGAGAAATTCACGTCGGCGGCAAACGGCGCAAAGGATTAATCGAGGATGCTCCCGACCCCTTACTCATCAGCATGGTGTTTCAGCAAGCGGCGCTATTTGATTCACTCACCGTTGAAGAAAATGTCGGGTTTCTGCTGTATCAGCATTCCCGGCTGTCTCGTCGCCAGATTCGGCAACTGGTGGAGGAGCGCTTAGAGATGGTGGGACTGTCGGGAATCGGGCAGCGCTATCCAGCAGAGTTATCCGGCGGCATGAGAAAACGGGTGAGCTTTGCGCGAGCGATCATGGTGAACCCTGAGAATCCTGAAGATACGCCTGCTGTGCTACTTTATGATGAACCAACAGCGGGCCTTGATCCGATCGCTTCGACGGTGATTGAGGATCTGGTGCGAGTGCTGCAAGATCCGCAGCGGGGCTGTCAAAGTTATGTGATGGTGACACACCAAGAGAGTACAATCCGACGGACTGCCGATCGCGTATTATTTCTCCATCAGGGGCAGGTGCAGTGGGAAGGCAAGGTACATGAACTCGATACGACAGACGAGCCGTTAATTCGGCAGTTTTTGAGTGGCAGTGTGGATGGGCCGATTCAGGTATTAAGGTAG
- a CDS encoding Spy/CpxP family protein refolding chaperone codes for MLRRVALIATSSVLVLVGSAAVLRAVDFRQDRFTETIAQVPDRSMRDRPGRGDGGLMRELNLSADQMTKIQQIRSRYRDELSNDRNAARQAQQELRALMAGTATDAQIQEKYRQVKDLRAKVADAQFNSMLEIRNVLSIEQRQKFAERMDKRRGELRDRLPGRSPGI; via the coding sequence ATGTTGCGTCGTGTTGCCCTGATTGCAACTTCATCAGTTTTAGTATTAGTTGGAAGTGCAGCAGTATTACGGGCGGTAGATTTCCGACAAGATCGTTTCACCGAAACGATCGCCCAAGTTCCCGATCGTTCAATGCGCGATCGTCCCGGTAGAGGCGACGGAGGATTGATGCGTGAACTGAATCTTTCAGCCGATCAAATGACCAAGATTCAGCAGATCCGATCGCGCTATCGGGATGAGTTAAGTAACGATCGAAACGCTGCTCGCCAAGCACAGCAAGAACTTCGCGCTCTGATGGCGGGAACTGCAACCGATGCTCAGATCCAAGAAAAATATCGTCAAGTCAAAGATCTGAGAGCCAAGGTCGCAGATGCTCAGTTCAACAGTATGTTAGAGATCCGAAATGTGCTGAGTATAGAGCAGCGGCAGAAATTTGCGGAGCGCATGGACAAACGTAGAGGAGAACTGCGAGACCGATTACCGGGACGATCTCCAGGAATTTAG
- the mreC gene encoding rod shape-determining protein MreC: MYELRRWWDRFGVPFTLATLGLGTALLVRQTQAGFVMETYQWLTRPFQSKPVLPEQLVTAQNNELRQRLIELESKNQKLEELLGLARSKQVKGIPAPVIGRSAGHWWQQVTLGRGTNDGVKKGAVVLSPGGLVGRVTQTTASTSRVLLLSDPSSHVGVVISRSRFMGYLRGKTGNRAVVEFFEKVPDVRKDDVVTTSSFSQLFPAGIPVGRVESVDLTKSPAPEATIELTASINYLEWAIIYPHTPALADPQPAAPQPAASPLPEATIAPDGSSASPAPTALPSPTP; the protein is encoded by the coding sequence ATGTACGAATTGCGCCGCTGGTGGGATCGCTTTGGAGTCCCATTTACTCTTGCTACCCTGGGACTAGGAACGGCACTCTTAGTTCGGCAGACTCAAGCTGGTTTTGTGATGGAAACCTATCAATGGCTTACCCGTCCATTTCAGTCCAAGCCTGTTTTACCCGAACAATTAGTCACCGCTCAGAATAACGAACTGCGCCAGCGGCTGATTGAGCTAGAGAGCAAAAATCAGAAATTAGAAGAATTACTGGGACTGGCTCGATCGAAGCAAGTGAAAGGGATTCCGGCACCTGTGATCGGGCGCAGCGCAGGCCACTGGTGGCAACAAGTGACGCTTGGACGTGGCACAAATGATGGGGTCAAAAAAGGGGCTGTTGTTCTGAGCCCAGGAGGACTCGTCGGGCGAGTGACGCAGACGACCGCGAGTACAAGCCGCGTTCTCCTGCTGAGCGATCCATCCAGTCATGTGGGTGTGGTAATTAGCCGTAGTCGGTTTATGGGATACCTGCGCGGTAAAACGGGAAATCGGGCAGTGGTGGAATTTTTTGAAAAAGTCCCCGATGTTCGCAAAGATGATGTGGTCACTACTTCTTCGTTTAGCCAGTTGTTTCCAGCAGGAATTCCAGTTGGACGAGTGGAATCGGTTGATCTCACCAAAAGCCCTGCTCCTGAAGCGACGATCGAGCTAACCGCTTCAATCAACTATTTAGAGTGGGCAATCATTTATCCACATACACCCGCCCTTGCAGATCCTCAGCCTGCTGCTCCACAACCCGCAGCATCGCCCTTGCCAGAGGCAACGATTGCACCTGATGGATCTTCCGCTTCGCCTGCTCCAACCGCCTTACCCAGCCCTACGCCATGA
- a CDS encoding HPP family protein translates to MRKLFSESHAETLTRSRSTVRSLRYFLQHFGTTNQPQFSYSQILLCWLGSFLSIATLAYLSVHTHHPLIAAPFGATAVILSTLPDSPLAQPRNVILGNCIGAIVCILSVHYFGTAPWVMALSVATAIKLMQLTKTIHPPGGAVALVGVMNSASWDFLFTPVLAGSLIMVGCTAAFSHFATGKGYPKRWF, encoded by the coding sequence ATGAGAAAGCTCTTTTCCGAAAGCCACGCTGAAACCTTGACTCGATCTCGATCGACGGTACGATCGCTGCGATATTTCTTACAGCACTTTGGAACTACCAACCAACCTCAGTTCTCTTACAGCCAAATTCTGCTCTGTTGGCTCGGAAGTTTCCTCAGCATTGCAACGCTGGCTTATCTTTCAGTACACACCCACCATCCGCTGATTGCGGCTCCCTTTGGTGCAACTGCCGTCATTCTCTCCACCCTCCCCGACAGTCCGCTTGCTCAACCCCGCAACGTGATTTTAGGAAACTGTATTGGCGCGATCGTCTGCATTCTCTCGGTTCACTACTTTGGGACGGCTCCTTGGGTGATGGCGCTATCGGTTGCTACAGCTATCAAGCTGATGCAATTAACCAAAACGATCCATCCTCCGGGCGGCGCGGTTGCCTTAGTCGGCGTGATGAATAGTGCATCTTGGGACTTTCTCTTCACTCCCGTATTAGCCGGATCGCTGATCATGGTTGGTTGTACTGCGGCGTTCAGCCATTTCGCTACAGGAAAAGGGTATCCGAAGCGCTGGTTCTAG
- a CDS encoding MCE family protein, which translates to MRSRTVREGSVGLMILAGVGLFGGLVLWIKGLNPANQSFTVYADFAAINGVQTGSAVRYRGVNVGRIETIVPGPNGVEVRLEITRSDLAIPKDSDLSVNQTGLLGETVLDITPRRAIPETAVSAGPRDRNCDRELILCQNSRIRGVIGISTDELIRATIRFADTYSNPQFTGNINTLTKNSSEAASEIARLSREVTGLVRTARTEVRTFSSTARSIANTADQATLTIAQINELITANRSTLVSTLDNLSATSTELRGSVARFSPLLNQVEGSNLLRNLETLSANAAQTSANLRDVSATLNNPTTVTMLQQTLDSARATFENTQKITSDLDELTGDPKLRDNLRRLINGLSGLVSSTQQLQQQAEIAQILAAPTAQPVPPQSAAKPIDTGSSTP; encoded by the coding sequence ATGCGATCGCGAACGGTTCGAGAAGGTTCAGTCGGGTTGATGATTTTGGCAGGCGTGGGTCTGTTTGGCGGCTTGGTGCTATGGATTAAGGGGCTGAATCCTGCGAATCAAAGTTTTACGGTCTATGCGGATTTTGCCGCGATTAATGGGGTGCAAACGGGGTCTGCGGTGCGCTACCGGGGCGTGAACGTGGGCAGAATTGAAACTATCGTTCCAGGGCCGAATGGGGTCGAGGTAAGGCTAGAGATTACACGGTCGGATCTCGCGATTCCGAAAGATTCAGACCTGAGCGTGAATCAAACAGGCTTACTCGGTGAAACGGTGCTAGATATTACGCCACGTCGAGCGATTCCTGAGACAGCGGTTTCGGCGGGGCCTCGCGATCGTAACTGCGATCGCGAACTAATTCTCTGCCAAAATTCCCGCATCAGAGGCGTCATTGGGATTAGCACCGATGAGTTGATTCGGGCGACGATTCGCTTTGCAGATACCTATAGCAATCCTCAATTTACTGGCAATATCAATACCCTGACGAAAAATAGCAGCGAGGCAGCCTCTGAGATTGCCCGGCTCAGCCGCGAAGTCACCGGATTGGTGAGAACGGCACGAACTGAAGTGAGAACTTTTTCATCTACGGCACGATCGATCGCAAATACGGCAGATCAAGCCACATTGACGATCGCGCAAATCAATGAGCTCATTACAGCGAATCGATCGACCTTGGTTTCGACGTTGGATAATTTGAGTGCGACAAGCACTGAACTCCGCGGCAGTGTAGCGCGGTTCAGTCCGTTGCTAAATCAAGTTGAGGGGAGTAATTTGCTCCGCAACTTAGAAACACTGTCAGCAAATGCAGCTCAAACTTCCGCAAATCTCCGGGATGTTTCAGCCACGCTGAACAATCCGACAACGGTGACTATGCTGCAACAGACTTTAGATTCTGCTAGAGCAACCTTTGAGAATACGCAAAAGATCACTTCAGATTTAGATGAGCTAACGGGCGATCCAAAGCTGCGCGATAATTTGAGGCGATTAATTAACGGATTAAGCGGCTTGGTGTCTTCGACGCAACAGCTCCAGCAACAAGCCGAGATTGCTCAGATTCTAGCTGCACCAACCGCACAGCCTGTACCCCCTCAATCCGCAGCAAAACCGATCGACACGGGTTCATCAACACCCTAG
- a CDS encoding glucokinase produces MTLLLAGDIGGTKTILRLVEAEADHIETARNNRFEKRYSSREFPDLVPMVQTFLKQAQEETGQTFQPQKACFGIAGPVVDNTSKVTNVGWTLEADRLSEQLSIPQISLINDFAAVGYGLLALDESDLQTLQVGKREPSAPIALIGAGTGLGQGYLIHNGKEYQVFGSEGGHTDFSARTELEFQLSHYLLEKLNIERVSAERIVSGQGIVSIYQFLRDRHFAAESPEIAKLMQVWESEIGKSEKTVDPAAAISQAALEKRDRLSEKTMQIFIEAYGAEAGNLSLKLLSYGGLYIAGGIAAKILPLMEEGSFLRSFALKGRMRSLMERIPVQVVLNPQVGLIGAALCASRL; encoded by the coding sequence ATGACGCTGTTACTTGCTGGCGATATTGGGGGAACGAAAACGATTCTACGTCTGGTGGAAGCGGAAGCAGATCACATAGAAACCGCCCGAAACAACCGATTTGAGAAACGCTATTCCAGCCGTGAATTCCCAGATCTCGTACCAATGGTGCAGACGTTTCTCAAGCAAGCGCAAGAAGAAACCGGACAGACGTTTCAGCCGCAAAAAGCCTGTTTTGGCATCGCAGGGCCTGTGGTAGACAACACAAGCAAGGTTACTAATGTTGGCTGGACACTGGAAGCCGATCGTTTATCGGAACAGCTATCCATCCCACAGATTTCGCTAATCAATGATTTTGCGGCGGTTGGTTATGGGCTTTTAGCGCTAGATGAATCGGATTTGCAAACGCTACAAGTTGGCAAGCGCGAACCGAGTGCGCCGATCGCGCTGATTGGTGCGGGCACAGGATTAGGGCAGGGATATCTGATTCACAACGGCAAAGAGTATCAAGTCTTTGGTTCAGAAGGTGGGCATACAGATTTCTCTGCACGCACCGAACTAGAGTTTCAACTATCGCACTATCTATTAGAGAAGCTTAATATCGAGCGAGTGTCCGCCGAGCGTATCGTTTCTGGACAGGGCATTGTGTCAATTTATCAGTTTCTGCGCGATCGCCACTTCGCAGCCGAATCTCCTGAAATTGCAAAGCTGATGCAGGTCTGGGAATCGGAAATCGGCAAGAGTGAGAAAACGGTTGATCCGGCAGCCGCAATCTCGCAAGCGGCACTGGAGAAGCGCGATCGGCTTTCAGAAAAAACGATGCAGATCTTCATTGAAGCCTACGGTGCAGAAGCAGGAAATCTGTCGCTGAAACTGCTTTCGTATGGCGGATTGTACATTGCAGGTGGAATTGCAGCAAAGATTTTGCCGTTGATGGAAGAAGGCAGCTTTTTACGATCGTTTGCGCTAAAGGGCAGAATGCGATCGTTGATGGAACGGATTCCTGTTCAGGTTGTGTTGAATCCACAAGTTGGACTGATTGGAGCCGCGCTCTGTGCATCTCGCTTGTGA
- a CDS encoding rod shape-determining protein, with the protein MGIDLGTANTLVYVSGKGIVLSEPSVVAIDQTDKVPLAVGEDAKRMLGRTPGNVVALRPLRDGVIADFDTAELMLKHFIQRVHEGKALVSPRIVIGIPSGVTGVERRAVMEAASQAGAREVYLIDEPVAAAIGAGLPVAEPTGNMIIDIGGGTTEVAVLSLQGTVLSESVRVAGDELSDAIVQYMKKVHNLVIGERTAEEIKIQIGSAYPSAADEEVMEVRGLHLLSGLPRTVTIKGPEIRESMSEPLSVIVDAVKRTLERTPPELAADIIDRGIMLAGGGALLKGLDTLISHETGIVVHVAADPLSCVVLGTGRVLENFKQLERVFSTRPPR; encoded by the coding sequence ATGGGTATCGATCTCGGTACCGCTAACACCCTAGTCTACGTATCTGGCAAAGGCATTGTTTTATCTGAACCGTCCGTTGTCGCGATCGATCAAACCGACAAAGTTCCACTAGCCGTAGGTGAAGATGCCAAACGAATGCTGGGTCGCACACCCGGAAACGTAGTCGCCCTGCGTCCCCTGCGTGACGGTGTAATTGCCGATTTTGATACGGCTGAGTTGATGCTGAAACACTTCATTCAGCGCGTCCACGAAGGCAAAGCGCTCGTTTCCCCTCGCATCGTGATCGGCATTCCTAGTGGAGTCACTGGAGTCGAGCGTCGTGCGGTGATGGAAGCAGCTTCACAAGCCGGAGCGCGTGAAGTGTATTTGATCGATGAACCTGTTGCTGCCGCGATCGGTGCCGGTTTACCCGTAGCAGAACCGACCGGAAACATGATCATCGATATCGGTGGAGGCACAACTGAAGTCGCGGTTCTGAGTTTGCAAGGAACAGTTTTGAGCGAGTCGGTACGAGTCGCAGGGGATGAATTGAGCGATGCGATCGTTCAGTACATGAAAAAGGTTCACAACCTGGTGATTGGAGAACGCACGGCTGAAGAAATCAAAATCCAAATCGGTTCTGCTTATCCGAGTGCCGCCGACGAAGAAGTCATGGAAGTACGAGGCTTGCACTTGCTGTCTGGACTGCCGCGAACCGTGACGATTAAAGGGCCTGAGATTCGCGAGAGCATGTCAGAGCCACTTTCTGTGATTGTCGATGCTGTCAAGCGCACTCTAGAGCGCACACCACCGGAACTTGCAGCAGACATTATCGATCGAGGAATTATGCTGGCAGGGGGTGGCGCATTGCTCAAAGGACTGGATACCCTGATCAGCCACGAAACCGGAATTGTGGTTCACGTTGCCGCCGATCCGCTCAGTTGTGTTGTGTTGGGGACAGGTCGCGTGTTAGAAAACTTTAAGCAATTAGAGCGCGTTTTCAGCACTCGTCCGCCCCGCTAG
- a CDS encoding single-stranded DNA-binding protein, translating into MSLNVVTLVGRVGGEPDVKYFESGSVKCRLTLAVNRQTKNSDQPDWFNLELWGKQADVAANYVRKGSLIGVKGSLKLDTWTDKNTGAARSSPVVLVDRLQLLGSKRDNEGGDTSAYEEDF; encoded by the coding sequence ATGAGCTTAAATGTCGTGACGCTGGTTGGACGGGTTGGTGGGGAACCTGATGTCAAATATTTTGAGTCGGGCAGCGTTAAATGTCGCTTGACGCTGGCGGTGAATCGACAAACAAAAAATAGTGACCAGCCCGATTGGTTTAATTTGGAGCTTTGGGGCAAGCAAGCGGATGTGGCAGCAAATTATGTTCGCAAAGGCAGCTTGATTGGAGTTAAGGGATCGCTGAAGCTGGATACCTGGACAGACAAAAACACGGGAGCCGCCCGATCGAGTCCTGTGGTTTTGGTCGATCGTTTGCAGCTTCTCGGCTCAAAGCGCGACAACGAAGGTGGAGATACTTCCGCTTACGAAGAAGATTTCTAG
- a CDS encoding Uma2 family endonuclease: protein MELSLPLKLNLDHVHLSDEQFYQLCIRNPKLNIERNTKGVLIVMPPVGGDSGKREANYIIDLGIWNRQTNLGEVFSSSTLFRLPGGGDRSPDAAWVERSRWLALTPEQRQKFPPIAPDFVIELRSRTDSLSDLQEKMQEYLDSGVRLGWLFNPQDQQVEIYRQGQDKEVKSLPTPLSGETVLPEFELQADLFTDE, encoded by the coding sequence ATGGAACTGTCGCTTCCCCTCAAGTTGAATCTGGATCATGTTCATCTCAGTGATGAGCAGTTTTATCAACTCTGCATTCGTAATCCTAAGTTGAACATTGAACGGAACACGAAAGGAGTGTTAATCGTTATGCCCCCGGTTGGCGGAGATAGTGGCAAGAGAGAGGCTAACTATATCATCGATTTAGGAATCTGGAATCGCCAAACAAATCTTGGAGAAGTATTCAGTTCCTCAACATTGTTTAGGCTCCCTGGTGGGGGTGATCGCTCGCCCGATGCAGCATGGGTTGAACGATCGCGCTGGCTGGCACTCACCCCGGAACAACGCCAAAAATTTCCCCCGATCGCGCCTGATTTTGTAATTGAACTGCGCTCTCGAACCGATAGTCTGAGCGATTTGCAAGAAAAGATGCAGGAATATCTCGATAGCGGTGTTCGGCTGGGGTGGCTGTTTAATCCACAGGATCAGCAGGTCGAAATTTATCGACAAGGTCAGGATAAAGAGGTCAAATCCCTGCCGACACCATTATCTGGAGAAACAGTTTTACCTGAATTTGAGTTGCAGGCTGATTTATTCACCGATGAGTGA
- the mreD gene encoding rod shape-determining protein MreD, with amino-acid sequence MTLRAIAKFTDTYPIARPLLNGAITVGSVWLCLLLLPLRLPGMELAGISPNWLLIWVVAWSVKRVVWQGAMAGLILGLLQDGMSSSHPTHALGLIVVGALTAKLQKQRYVQEDFISVALIVFLMAVVSETITALQFSVSGGRSLSDIWTYHQFIALSSAILSSLWAPVVYFPLNRWWETMSIAEQKQN; translated from the coding sequence ATGACTCTTCGTGCGATCGCAAAATTCACGGATACCTATCCGATCGCTCGCCCACTCCTCAACGGCGCGATCACGGTGGGATCGGTCTGGTTATGTCTGCTGTTGCTCCCGCTACGATTGCCTGGAATGGAATTAGCGGGAATTAGCCCGAACTGGCTTTTAATTTGGGTTGTGGCATGGAGTGTTAAGCGCGTCGTCTGGCAAGGGGCGATGGCAGGATTAATTTTAGGGTTACTACAAGATGGAATGTCTTCATCCCATCCTACTCATGCGCTTGGATTGATTGTGGTGGGGGCGCTGACCGCAAAGCTGCAAAAGCAGCGCTATGTCCAAGAAGATTTTATTTCAGTGGCGCTGATTGTTTTCTTGATGGCAGTGGTTTCGGAGACGATCACGGCGCTACAATTTAGCGTTTCCGGGGGTCGATCTCTCTCCGACATCTGGACGTATCACCAATTTATTGCGCTGAGTTCTGCCATTCTCAGCAGCTTGTGGGCACCTGTGGTTTACTTCCCGCTGAATCGCTGGTGGGAGACAATGAGCATTGCAGAACAGAAACAGAATTAA